One genomic window of Cryptomeria japonica unplaced genomic scaffold, Sugi_1.0 HiC_scaffold_294, whole genome shotgun sequence includes the following:
- the LOC131870131 gene encoding secreted RxLR effector protein 161-like → MEKGLKLLAKSDSPVVDETEFRQLIGNLIYLTATRPNIYFAVSYISRFRTTPKDEHWIARRRVLQNVKGTSDYGILYSSCNDPKLIGYTDSDWARSMDDKKSTSGYVFSLGTSVITWSSKKRQVVALSSVEVEYQGTAKAACEAVWL, encoded by the coding sequence atggagaaagggctgaagttATTAGCCAAGTCTGATTCACCTGTAGTAGATGAAACTGAATTCAGACAACTAATAGGCAACCTCATCtatctcactgccactagacctAACATCTATTTTGCTGTCAGCTACATCTCTCGCTTTAGGACAACCCCAAAAGATGAGCATTGGATTGCAAGAAGGCGAGTGTTGCAAAATGTGAAAGGCACTTCCGACTATGGCATTTTGTATAGCAGTTGCAATGATCCAAAGTTGATTGGttatacagactcagattgggcaagatCAATGGATGACAAAAAATCCACTTCTGGGTATGTATTCAGTTTGGGTACTAGTGTCATCACGTGGAGCAGCAAGAAGCGACAGGTCGTGGCTCTTTCCTCCGTCGAAGTTGAATACCAGGGAACAGCTAAGGCcgcatgtgaggcagtttggctctgA